The following are encoded together in the Arcticibacterium luteifluviistationis genome:
- a CDS encoding DUF2851 family protein: MKEDFLHYIWQYQKFNKAFLKTTFGEEITVLKIGFHNTDSGPDFKEARIKIGDVEWAGSVEIHLKASDWNLHKHDTDLAYENVVLHVVWENDKEILNKDGKPIPTLTLKALTDISLLDKYEALMQSQNEIPCQNQFSEIASIKKFSMLEKALLQRMQRKGAEVSERFEKLGNDWEEVTYQILLRNFGFKLNNEVFLCLAENLPYKILRKYSSSCFQVEALLFGMAGFLEGDLDEYGFKLKVEFDFLAAKHNLKDKVLNSSQWKFMRTRPANFPTVRLSQLAALMSQSKGLFATMTSASDYKMLVSFFEAKPSIYWQKHYHFNKESAQDFKGIGKSSIHNLVINTVVPVLVAYAEQIDNQLFIENAMALLEKIPAEKNKITKFWNSLDLETKTMFDSQGSIELYNEFCMKKKCLSCGVGIGILG; encoded by the coding sequence ATGAAAGAAGACTTCCTTCACTATATCTGGCAATATCAGAAATTCAATAAAGCATTCTTAAAAACCACTTTCGGAGAAGAAATTACTGTTCTGAAAATAGGATTTCATAATACCGATTCTGGGCCAGACTTTAAAGAGGCACGTATTAAAATAGGAGATGTAGAATGGGCAGGAAGTGTGGAAATACATTTGAAAGCCTCTGATTGGAATCTTCATAAACATGATACAGACCTAGCCTACGAAAATGTAGTACTGCATGTAGTTTGGGAAAACGATAAAGAAATACTTAATAAAGACGGTAAGCCTATTCCTACACTGACTTTAAAGGCCTTGACTGACATTTCTCTGTTAGACAAATATGAGGCTTTGATGCAAAGTCAAAATGAGATTCCTTGTCAAAATCAATTTTCAGAAATAGCGAGCATAAAGAAGTTCTCTATGCTTGAGAAAGCCTTGCTACAGCGTATGCAAAGGAAAGGAGCGGAGGTTTCGGAGCGATTTGAAAAACTTGGGAATGACTGGGAGGAGGTCACTTATCAAATTTTATTGCGAAACTTTGGCTTCAAACTTAATAATGAGGTTTTCCTATGTTTGGCTGAAAATCTACCTTATAAGATATTAAGGAAGTACAGCAGTTCTTGTTTTCAAGTAGAGGCTTTACTGTTTGGAATGGCTGGTTTTCTAGAAGGTGATTTAGATGAATATGGCTTCAAATTAAAAGTGGAATTCGACTTTTTGGCGGCAAAGCATAATTTGAAGGACAAAGTCCTGAATTCTTCCCAATGGAAATTTATGAGAACCAGACCAGCAAATTTTCCAACGGTGAGGCTAAGTCAATTGGCCGCTTTGATGAGTCAGTCTAAAGGTTTATTTGCCACCATGACTTCGGCATCGGATTATAAGATGTTGGTAAGTTTTTTTGAGGCGAAGCCGTCCATTTATTGGCAGAAACATTATCATTTCAATAAAGAAAGTGCTCAAGACTTTAAGGGAATTGGTAAGTCGTCCATTCATAATTTGGTAATAAATACGGTAGTACCAGTTTTAGTAGCTTATGCCGAGCAAATAGATAATCAATTGTTCATAGAAAACGCCATGGCACTTTTAGAGAAAATACCCGCAGAGAAAAACAAAATCACCAAGTTTTGGAATAGCTTAGATTTAGAAACCAAAACTATGTTTGACAGCCAAGGGAGCATTGAACTTTATAATGAGTTCTGCATGAAAAAGAAATGTCTTTCTTGTGGCGTTGGGATTGGGATTTTAGGATAG
- a CDS encoding CCA tRNA nucleotidyltransferase, whose translation MNFKEHLIQFPIFSTLGKAADELGVQTYVIGGYARDLILKRPNTDIDVVCIGSGIELANKVAQALGPDTPLNVFKNFGTAQIPFGDFDLEFVGARKESYRSDSRKPTVENGTLEDDQNRRDFTINAMGISLNKETFGELIDPFDGLADIERKILKTPLEPGITFSDDPLRMMRAIRFATQLNFDIETETFDAISAMKDRISIVSQERITDELNKIIMTPVPSYGFKLLYNTGLLKIIFPEMEALQGVDVIDGKKHKDNFYHTLQVLDNICNTSDNLWVRWAAILHDIAKPPTKRFNKKVGWTFHGHEDLGARWVKGIFKRMRLPLDGKMRSVRNLVRLHLRPIALAKEGVTDSALRRILFDAGEDLEDLMKLCRADITSKDATRVKRYLKNFDNVEELLIELEEKDKLRNFQPVITGEIIMAAFDLPPSKEVGVLKVAVREAVLEGVVPNELEAGFQFITEEGKKMGFQLDKTLEEVLAFVAKVQED comes from the coding sequence TTGAACTTCAAAGAACACCTTATACAATTTCCGATTTTTAGCACACTAGGAAAGGCAGCAGACGAGCTGGGCGTGCAAACCTACGTGATAGGAGGATATGCAAGAGACCTTATATTAAAAAGGCCAAACACAGACATTGATGTGGTTTGTATAGGCAGCGGCATAGAACTGGCCAACAAAGTAGCCCAAGCCCTTGGCCCTGATACGCCTTTAAATGTTTTCAAAAACTTTGGTACGGCTCAGATTCCTTTCGGCGATTTTGATTTGGAGTTTGTAGGAGCCAGAAAAGAGTCTTACCGCAGTGATTCTAGAAAACCTACGGTAGAAAACGGCACGCTGGAAGACGACCAAAACAGACGAGATTTCACCATCAATGCCATGGGCATTTCGCTTAATAAAGAAACTTTTGGCGAACTGATTGACCCTTTTGATGGCTTAGCCGATATAGAGCGAAAGATTCTTAAAACCCCCTTAGAACCTGGCATTACTTTTTCAGATGACCCGCTAAGAATGATGCGAGCCATAAGGTTTGCTACGCAATTAAACTTTGATATTGAGACGGAGACTTTTGATGCCATATCGGCCATGAAAGACCGTATCAGCATAGTTTCTCAAGAGCGAATTACGGACGAGCTGAATAAAATCATTATGACGCCCGTACCTTCTTATGGTTTCAAACTGCTTTACAATACTGGGCTTTTAAAAATCATTTTCCCTGAGATGGAAGCCCTGCAAGGCGTAGATGTGATAGATGGCAAAAAACACAAGGATAACTTTTATCATACGCTACAGGTTTTAGATAATATTTGTAATACGTCTGACAATCTTTGGGTGCGTTGGGCAGCTATTTTGCACGATATAGCAAAACCACCAACCAAACGTTTTAACAAAAAAGTGGGTTGGACTTTTCATGGACATGAAGACTTGGGAGCCCGATGGGTCAAAGGAATTTTCAAACGCATGCGACTGCCATTAGATGGCAAAATGCGTTCTGTTAGGAATTTGGTAAGGTTACATCTCCGACCTATAGCTTTAGCTAAAGAGGGTGTAACAGACTCCGCCCTACGCAGAATACTTTTTGATGCTGGTGAAGACCTAGAAGACCTTATGAAACTGTGCCGAGCAGACATTACCTCTAAAGATGCTACTCGCGTAAAACGCTACCTGAAGAACTTCGACAATGTGGAGGAACTACTAATAGAGCTAGAAGAGAAGGATAAATTAAGAAATTTCCAGCCTGTTATCACCGGAGAAATTATCATGGCGGCTTTTGATTTGCCTCCTTCTAAAGAAGTGGGTGTACTAAAAGTGGCGGTGAGAGAAGCCGTTTTAGAAGGTGTGGTACCAAACGAATTAGAAGCTGGCTTTCAATTCATCACAGAAGAGGGTAAGAAAATGGGCTTTCAACTTGATAAGACTTTAGAAGAGGTTTTGGCGTTTGTGGCTAAAGTGCAGGAAGATTAG
- the pyrF gene encoding orotidine-5'-phosphate decarboxylase: protein MTKEELFKEIKEKESFLCVGLDTDIKKIPSHLLKEADPVFEFNKRIIDATEKFAVSYKPNIAFYEAMGPKGWESLQKTLEYIPKNCFTIADAKRGDIGNTSSLYARAFFDKSASGMSFDSITVAPYMGEDSVKPFLDFDEKWVILLALTSNPGSKDFQQLSVGDEKLYEKVLRTSSQWADSERLMYVVGATKASLLKEIRAIIPNHFLLVPGVGAQGGSLEEVAKNGMNSECGLLVNSSRGIIYASNGEDFGKTAAKEAEKLQVQMADLLNQYL from the coding sequence ATGACAAAAGAAGAACTTTTTAAGGAAATAAAGGAAAAGGAATCGTTCCTATGTGTAGGATTAGACACTGATATAAAGAAAATTCCAAGTCATTTACTGAAAGAAGCAGACCCTGTTTTTGAATTTAATAAGCGGATTATTGACGCTACCGAAAAGTTTGCGGTTTCTTATAAACCCAATATTGCTTTTTATGAGGCCATGGGGCCAAAAGGGTGGGAGAGTTTACAAAAAACGCTGGAGTATATTCCTAAAAACTGCTTTACGATAGCAGATGCCAAAAGAGGCGATATAGGAAATACATCTTCTCTGTATGCTAGAGCCTTTTTTGATAAGTCAGCTTCTGGGATGTCTTTTGATTCTATTACGGTAGCTCCTTATATGGGAGAAGATTCTGTTAAACCTTTTTTAGATTTTGACGAGAAATGGGTCATTTTATTAGCATTGACCTCAAACCCTGGTAGTAAAGACTTTCAGCAACTTTCAGTAGGTGATGAGAAGCTATATGAGAAAGTGTTAAGAACAAGCTCTCAATGGGCAGATTCGGAGAGACTGATGTATGTGGTAGGTGCTACAAAGGCCAGCTTACTGAAAGAAATAAGAGCCATAATACCAAACCACTTTTTATTAGTCCCAGGTGTAGGTGCTCAAGGTGGAAGCCTAGAAGAGGTAGCCAAAAATGGCATGAACAGTGAATGCGGTCTATTAGTCAATTCTTCCAGAGGTATTATTTATGCTTCAAATGGAGAAGATTTTGGCAAAACTGCAGCTAAAGAAGCTGAGAAGCTTCAAGTTCAAATGGCTGATTTGTTAAATCAATACTTATAG
- the rfbC gene encoding dTDP-4-dehydrorhamnose 3,5-epimerase — translation MEFKRSNIEGLVEIQPRIFEDARGYFFESYQYDLFKKNGIPEVFVQDNQSYSDTGVLRGLHFQREPFAQGKLVRVISGKVLDVAVDIRPDSPTYGQHKTVILDAKLNNMFYVPAGFAHGFYTIEPAIFSYKCTNLYDKASEGGIIWNDPQLNIDWGTENPNVSEKDLILPLFKDLAKG, via the coding sequence ATGGAATTTAAAAGGTCAAACATAGAAGGTTTAGTAGAAATTCAGCCACGTATTTTTGAAGACGCCAGAGGTTATTTCTTTGAATCTTATCAATATGATTTGTTTAAAAAAAATGGTATCCCTGAAGTATTTGTTCAAGACAACCAGTCTTACTCAGATACAGGCGTATTAAGAGGATTACATTTTCAAAGAGAACCTTTTGCTCAAGGTAAATTAGTAAGAGTAATTAGCGGAAAAGTACTAGACGTAGCCGTAGATATCAGGCCAGATTCTCCAACTTACGGTCAACATAAAACTGTGATTTTAGACGCAAAATTGAACAATATGTTCTATGTACCTGCAGGTTTTGCTCATGGCTTTTATACCATAGAGCCAGCTATTTTCTCATACAAATGCACAAACCTCTATGATAAAGCGAGCGAAGGCGGCATCATCTGGAACGACCCTCAACTAAACATTGACTGGGGAACAGAAAACCCAAATGTATCTGAAAAGGATTTAATTTTACCTTTATTTAAGGATTTGGCCAAAGGCTAA